A DNA window from Ficedula albicollis isolate OC2 chromosome 28, FicAlb1.5, whole genome shotgun sequence contains the following coding sequences:
- the PEX11G gene encoding peroxisomal membrane protein 11C isoform X1 — MAAGALGGLVAALETHRGRDRAGEDALVRGLSVLCNVANQLYYPCEHLAWAADVGIVRAGSQKWWRRSTALWGCALLLGILRSLRILFQLRRKLSQQKCSTSSPQSQQKLRAQVKAEVLSILMETADLSNAIHWLPPGFLWAGKFPPWLVGLLGTISSLIGIYQASRGANSEAA; from the exons ATGGCGGCGGGCGCGCTCGGGGGGCTCGTGGCCGCGCTGGAGACGCACCGGGGCCGCGACCGGGCG GGCGAGGACGCGCTGGTGCGGGGGCTCTCGGTGCTCTGCAACGTGGCCAACCAGCTCTACTACCCCTGCGAGCACCTGGCCTGGGCGGCGGATGTCGGCATCGTGCGCGCCGGCTCCCAGAAGTGGTGGAGGCGGAGCACGGcgctgtggggctgtgccctgctcctgggcatCCTGCG ATCCCTGAGAATCTTGTTCCAGTTGAGAAGAAAACTGAGCCAGCAGAAGTG cagcacttCTTCACCTCAGAGCCAGCAGAAGCTGAGAGCCCAGGTGAAGGCTGAAGTTCTGAGCATCCTCATGGAGACAGCAGATCTCTCCAATGCGATCCACTGGTTGCCTCCAGGATTCCTCTGGGCAGGAAAGTTCCCTCCATGGTTAGTAGGACTCCTGGGGACCATCTCCTCCCTGATTGGAATCTACCAGGCATCAAGAGGAGCAAATTCTGAAGCTGCTTAA
- the PEX11G gene encoding peroxisomal membrane protein 11C isoform X2 yields the protein MAAGALGGLVAALETHRGRDRAVRALCYGCQQAGAALPGPAGLPGGLLAASAQLSSCRTALRLFDDLAMLRHSCSYGLGPEGEDALVRGLSVLCNVANQLYYPCEHLAWAADVGIVRAGSQKWWRRSTALWGCALLLGILRSLRILFQLRRKLSQQKCSTSSPQSQQKLRAQVKAEVLSILMETADLSNAIHWLPPGFLWAGKFPPWLVGLLGTISSLIGIYQASRGANSEAA from the exons ATGGCGGCGGGCGCGCTCGGGGGGCTCGTGGCCGCGCTGGAGACGCACCGGGGCCGCGACCGGGCG GTGCGGGCGCTGTGCTACGGCTGCCAACAGGCGGGGGCAGCGCTGCCCGGGCCCGCGGGGCTGCCCGGGGGGCTGCTGGCCGCCTCcgcccagctcagctcctgccgCACCGCCCTGCGCCTCTTCGACGACCTGGCCATGCTCCGGCACAGCTGCAGCTACGGGCTGGGCCCCGAG GGCGAGGACGCGCTGGTGCGGGGGCTCTCGGTGCTCTGCAACGTGGCCAACCAGCTCTACTACCCCTGCGAGCACCTGGCCTGGGCGGCGGATGTCGGCATCGTGCGCGCCGGCTCCCAGAAGTGGTGGAGGCGGAGCACGGcgctgtggggctgtgccctgctcctgggcatCCTGCG ATCCCTGAGAATCTTGTTCCAGTTGAGAAGAAAACTGAGCCAGCAGAAGTG cagcacttCTTCACCTCAGAGCCAGCAGAAGCTGAGAGCCCAGGTGAAGGCTGAAGTTCTGAGCATCCTCATGGAGACAGCAGATCTCTCCAATGCGATCCACTGGTTGCCTCCAGGATTCCTCTGGGCAGGAAAGTTCCCTCCATGGTTAGTAGGACTCCTGGGGACCATCTCCTCCCTGATTGGAATCTACCAGGCATCAAGAGGAGCAAATTCTGAAGCTGCTTAA
- the LOC101812996 gene encoding ectoderm-neural cortex protein 1-like yields MSVSSHENRKSRSSSGSMNIHLFHKPCHADSLLTQLNLLRQQNLFTDVVLRAGNRSFPCHRAVLAACSRYFNAMFSGGLKESRDAEVNFHDSLHPEVLELLLDYAYSARVLINEENAESLLEAGDMLQFQDIRDASADFLEKNLYPGNCLNMLLLSDAHCCERLLELSWRMALANFTSLCKTEDFLRLPKDKLLELVESEELEVEDETLVYEAVIGWIRYDLPRRHEVLPELLRSVRLALLPESYLRKQVACEKLVTSHKLGEEIVADAVRCKMKILQNDGLVTGCCARPRKVSQALLLLGGQTFVCDKIYMLDHKTSEIIPRADIPSPRKECSACAIGCKVYITGGKGSENGASRDVWVYDTLHDEWAKAAPMLVARFGHGSAELEHCLYVVGGHTAVSGAFPASPSVSLKQVEHYDPQLDKWSLVAPLREGVSNAAVVGAKMKLFVFGGTSANQNKLPKVQCFDPCQNRWTVPASCPQPWRYTAAAVVGSHVIVIGGDTEFSASSAYRFHSDTFQWSKFGDVTAKCISCRAVTSGNRLYVVGGYCGAQRCKTLDCYDPSSDTWSSVTTVPYSLIPTAFVSTWKYLSA; encoded by the coding sequence ATGTCCGTCAGCAGCCACGAGAACCGGAAATCCCGCTCGAGCTCAGGCTCCATGAACATCCACCTCTTCCACAAACCGTGCCACGCCGACAGCCTGCTCACCCAACTGAACCTGCTCCGCCAGCAGAACCTCTTCACCGACGTGGTGCTGCGGGCAGGGAACCGGAGCTTCCCGTGCCACCGCGCCGTCCTGGCCGCCTGCAGCCGCTACTTCAACGCCATGTTCAGCGGGGGCctgaaggagagcagggatgcCGAGGTCAACTTCCACGACTCGCTGCACCCcgaggtgctggagctgctgctggactaCGCTTACTCAGCCCGGGTGCTGATCAACGAGGAGAACGCCGAGtccctgctggaggctggggacATGCTGCAGTTCCAGGATATCCGGGACGCTTCGGCCGACTTTCTGGAGAAGAATCTCTACCCTGGGAATTGCCTGaacatgctgctgctgtccGATGCCCACTGCTGCGAGCGGCTGCTGGAGCTGTCCTGGAGGATGGCCTTGGCCAACTTCACCTCGCTCTGCAAGACCGAAGATTTCCTCCGCCTGCCCAAAGAcaagctgctggagctggtggagagcgaggagctggaggtggaggATGAGACGCTGGTCTATGAAGCCGTTATAGGCTGGATCCGCTATGATTTGCCCCGACGCCACGAAGTTCTGCCCGAGCTGCTGCGCTCCGTCcgcctggccctgctgcccgAGTCCTACCTGCGGAAGCAGGTGGCCTGTGAGAAGCTGGTGACCAGTCACAAGCTGGGGGAGGAGATCGTGGCTGACGCCGTGCGGTGCAAAATGAAGATCCTGCAGAACGACGGCCTGGTGACGGGGTGCTGCGCCCGGCCCCGCAAGGTcagccaggccctgctgctgctcggCGGCCAGACCTTCGTGTGCGACAAGATTTACATGCTGGACCACAAAACCAGCGAGATCATCCCTCGCGCCGACATCCCCAGCCCCCGCAAGGAGTGCAGCGCCTGCGCCATCGGCTGCAAGGTCTACATCACCGGGGGCAAGGGCTCCGAGAACGGCGCCTCCCGGGACGTCTGGGTGTACGACACCCTCCACGACGAGTGGGCCAAAGCCGCTCCCATGCTGGTGGCGCGGTTTGGCCACGGCTCCGCCGAGCTGGAGCACTGCCTGTACGTGGTGGGGGGTCACACGGCCGTGAGCGGGGCCTTCCCGGCCTCTCCCTCCGTGTCCCTCAAGCAAGTGGAGCACTACGACCCTCAGCTGGACAAGTGGTCGCTGGTGGCTCCTCTCCGGGAAGGCGTGAGCAACGCCGCCGTGGTGGGAGCCAAGATGAAGCTGTTTGTTTTCGGGGGCACCAGCGCCAACCAGAACAAGCTGCCCAAGGTGCAGTGCTTCGACCCCTGCCAGAACCGCTGGACGGTGCCCgccagctgcccccagccctggcgCTACACGGCCGCCGCCGTGGTGGGCAGCCACGTCATCGTCATCGGCGGCGACACCGAGTTCTCCGCCAGCTCCGCTTACCGCTTCCACAGCGACACCTTCCAGTGGTCCAAGTTCGGGGACGTCACCGCCAAGTGCATCAGCTGCCGCGCTGTCACCTCGGGGAACAGGCTCTACGTGGTGGGGGGCTACTGCGGGGCGCAGCGCTGCAAAACCCTGGACTGCTACGACCCCTCGTCCGACACCTGGAGCAGCGTCACCACCGTGCCTTACTCCCTCATCCCCACCGCCTTCGTCAGCACCTGGAAGTACCTGTCTGCCTGA